Proteins encoded within one genomic window of Dromaius novaehollandiae isolate bDroNov1 chromosome 7, bDroNov1.hap1, whole genome shotgun sequence:
- the LOC135328935 gene encoding inositol 1,4,5-trisphosphate receptor-interacting protein-like 1, with the protein MQQRKEQEVELMTRLQQEFAEMMQEPQSGLFRRDVVFATWDLWQFGAFAAGLVLLFGLFWMATEQDFDECDSSSGLSSSSSEEEGEGEEQEAVGAVHWLSPEQQLDCPGRRALETFYQQHLWGPVQDVAHTCKLGTGGELPARHGRVHAKLECMCEREQLLGDVLCFQHHSQIRVRRYQRPGLLHTLRTGFYLDVEKTARWFQLCVRNAWDMIAAEQNCQLTVLPSSHSCKLQLTCDSGRTMHTEIMLGVQQDNSGLFMGSQEAEAGLSSSTTWLESCALQELLFFRFMARQAPQGSCHLTCLQLLTYLLEDSVLSSVHLKTVTMHLLTLLPPSAWCPEHLLERLRDVLRYLHRCLEEKQLHHFLLGNKRVPREVPLPAAFQTASPLNLFQHLAQQPDAHAQALREFTELQDRLRRLLLW; encoded by the exons ATGCAGCAGcgcaaggagcaggaggtggagctGATGACTCGGCTGCAGCAGGAGTTTGCGGAGATGATGCAGGAGCCGCAGAGCGGACTTTTCAGGAGAGATGTGGTCTTCGCCACCTGGGACCTGTGGCAGTTTGGGGCCTTTGCTGCAGgccttgtgctgctctttgggCTCTTCTGGATGGCCACGGAGCAGGACTTTGATGagtgtgacagcagcagtggcctgagctcctccagcagcgaagaggagggggaaggcgaggagcaggaggctgtgggtgctgtgcacTGGCTCTCTCCTGAACAGCAGCTGGACTGCCCAGGCAGGAGGGCCCTAGAGACCTTCTACCAGCAGCACCTCTGGGGGCCAGTGCAGGACGTGGCCCACACATgcaag CTGGGCaccggcggggagctgccggcgaGGCATGGCCGCGTCCATGCGAAGCTGGAGTGCATGTGCGAgagggagcagctgctgggggacgTGCTGTGCTTCCAGCATCACTCCCAGATCCGAGTGCGCAGGTATCAGCGCCCCGGGCTCCTACACACCCTGCGCACTGGCTTCTACCTGGATGTGGAGAAAACCGCCCGCTGGTTCCAGCTCTGTGTAAGAAATGCCTGGGACATGATTGCTGCGGAACAAAACTGCCAGCTGAcagtgctgccttcctcccattCCTGCAAGCTCCAGCTCACATGCGACTCTGGGAGAACCATGCACACTGAGATAATGCTGGGGGTGCAGCAAGACAACTCGGGGCTCTTCAtgggcagccaggaggcagaggccggcctcagcagcagcacaacttggctggagagctgtgccctgcaagagctgctgttcttcagattcatggccaggcaggccccccagggcagctgccacCTAACGTGTCTGCAGCTCCTCACCTACCTCCTGGAGGACTCGGTGCTTTCCTCTGTCCACCTGAAAACAGTCACCATGCACCTCCTGACACTGCTTCCCCCATCAGCGTGGTGCCCGGAGCATCTCCTGGAGCGGCTGAGGGATGTCCTGCGCTACCTGCACcgctgcctggaggagaaacagcttCACCACTTCCTCCTAGGCAACAAGAGGGTGCCCAGGGAGGTCCCCCTGCCAGCGGCCTTCCAAACGGCCAGCCCGCTCAACCTCTTCCAGCACCTGGCGCAGCAGCCCGACGCCCACGCCCAGGCGCTGCGCGAGTTCACCGAGCTGCAGGATCGGCTCAGGA ggctgcttctttgg
- the LOC135328901 gene encoding maestro heat-like repeat-containing protein family member 7, giving the protein MHFLLPLIMEQLRDADSDISTKALVVLRHVVHVMGEETVASIAPQLSAELLLLFDADAGQVRALSMRLFRDVLAIVLGTKDQQLQKQVRSSLLPLLFHMQDESCSVRQASREALLRAAKFLKWKQLRQLVETAQTWRIGECLLVRARRAEEYLHQSLTYLESPQESLREAAVRFTGLVGQHLRGRSKEKLEDICTALQGLQEDSSPSVCCLATQTILLLRAPGKMTPSPGTLQGLCYRLRRAWERWHCPLRGDCVCCWSSAAS; this is encoded by the exons ATGCACTTCCTGCTGCCACTCAtcatggagcaactgcgggatgcggACAGCGACATCAGCACTAAGGCCCTGGTGGTGCTGCGACACGTGGTGCACGTCATGGGCGAGGAGACGGTGGCCAGCATTGCTCCGCAGCTGTCCGcggagctcctgctgctctttgatgcc gacgCTGGCCAGGTGCGAGCGCTCTCCATGCGGCTCTTCAGAGATGTGCTGGCGATTGTGCTGGGcaccaaagaccagcagctgcagaagcaagtgcgcagcagcctgctgccactgctcttccacATGCAGGACGAGAGCTGCAGCGTGCGCCAG gcctctcgggaagccctccttcgcgctgccaagttcctcaagtggaagcagctcaggcagctggttgagacagcgcagacgtggaggatcggcgagtgcctg ctggtgagggccagaagagcagaagagtacctgcaccagagcctgacatacttggagagcccacaggagtccttgcgagaggcagccgtgaggttcactg ggcttgtcgggcagcacctgaggggccggagcaaggagaagctggaggacatctgcacgg ccctgcaaggcttgcaggaggacagcagcccgtcCGTCTGTTGCCTGGCgacgcaaaccatcctgctcctgagagctccagggaagatgactccctccccaggcaccctccaaggcctgtgctaccgcctgaggagagcgtgggagcggtggcactgtcctctgcgcggtgactgtgtctgctgctggagctcggctgcctcctga